In the genome of Candidatus Korarchaeota archaeon NZ13-K, one region contains:
- a CDS encoding hydrogenase, which produces MEKPRAGFYSLTGCQGEYLTILGMEDQLLDLLGLVEIVEFKLASSVELPGKVDIAFVEGSVTTKKDLEYLEEIRRKSKILVAIGDCAVWGGIQASTSGTDWRDLMRSVYGTDENLYGFLGEHKGLSEVVQVDYELQGCPIEGREFAELLIDLVREVRPVLPDYPVCVECKVREIPCLIVERGLPCLGPVTVAGCDARCPSYNTACIGCRGPLRDEANVSGELEVLLKKGYDRKTVLDLMSMFGARYKDVAKLLGLEG; this is translated from the coding sequence ATGGAGAAGCCCAGAGCCGGTTTCTATTCCCTGACGGGTTGTCAGGGGGAGTACCTGACGATACTCGGCATGGAGGATCAGCTTCTCGACCTGCTGGGCCTGGTCGAGATAGTGGAATTCAAGCTGGCCAGCAGCGTTGAGCTACCTGGAAAGGTGGACATAGCATTCGTGGAGGGCTCCGTCACGACGAAGAAGGACCTGGAGTACTTGGAGGAGATAAGGAGGAAGAGCAAGATTCTGGTAGCCATAGGGGACTGCGCAGTTTGGGGAGGGATACAGGCCTCGACTAGCGGGACCGACTGGAGGGACCTCATGAGATCAGTATATGGAACTGATGAGAACCTATATGGTTTTCTAGGAGAGCACAAGGGTCTCTCCGAGGTGGTTCAGGTCGATTACGAGCTCCAGGGATGCCCGATAGAGGGGAGGGAGTTCGCGGAGCTCCTCATAGATCTGGTCAGGGAGGTCAGGCCGGTCCTCCCGGACTACCCGGTGTGCGTGGAGTGCAAGGTCAGGGAGATACCCTGCCTCATAGTCGAGAGGGGGCTGCCCTGCCTCGGACCCGTTACCGTTGCCGGCTGCGATGCGAGGTGCCCATCCTACAACACCGCCTGCATAGGCTGCAGGGGCCCGCTCAGGGATGAGGCCAACGTGAGCGGGGAGCTCGAGGTTCTCCTGAAGAAGGGCTATGACAGAAAGACCGTGCTGGACCTTATGAGCATGTTCGGAGCCAGGTACAAGGATGTGGCCAAGTTGTTGGGTTTGGAGGGGTGA